Proteins from a genomic interval of Crassostrea angulata isolate pt1a10 chromosome 7, ASM2561291v2, whole genome shotgun sequence:
- the LOC128157158 gene encoding uncharacterized protein LOC128157158, with product MGGGFSHHLSDLEETNIEDIAAKPSNDGICDGKSQAVDDSLNHEKSDDENEDEFSSIDVRDYVDQFPFENLVFEGGGIKGLSYLGAIKLLDKIGLRKKIKRCAGTSIGSISALVAVLGFNDEELDEISRKNLGSFLDVGKWSIIYNVFQYLGWQNFTSFYDYIGTLVEKKLGNKDATFRDLYEKTGRELCVVVTNLTVLHEEYFHPKTTPNIPIRLAIRMSVAIPGLIQPVKCTVNGQTGLYCDGAVIMNYPISCFDGWWLSMKSEDSFLQRLHPLEDLPKILDRRNKFARDEKTADKTLGFLVFNNDDETNNYNSVVARRNKHKVTYPNTTLARKALERKKTTVRLGIEHKSTKEAISKFLELAGKYDIDCSNTITKDELTEVFKDETFTAGQKNILFGENATMEDAMKMMDKDSDGNISFSEIVDYCSRKGFALANYGILGSEKQHINSIKDLTQAFFATVVLNADQIGFSSKDLPRTVGIHTHYVNTTDFDVETEDIKFIMEEGHKSTLAFLKHFAATKLKPKKS from the exons ATGGGAGGAGGGTTTTCCCATCACCTGTCTGATTTAGAGGAAACCAACATTGAAGATATTGCAGCGAAACCAAGCAATGATGGGATCTGTGATGGGAAGAGTCAAGCAGTTGACGATTCTTTAAATCATG AAAAAAGTGATGATGAGAACGAAGACGAATTTTCGTCAATAGACGTTCGTGATTACGTAGACCAGTTTCCGTTTGAAAATCTTGTATTTGAGGGAGGCGGAATTAAAGGATTGAGCTACCTCGGAGCGATTAAg CTTTTGGATAAGATTGGTTTgagaaagaaaatcaaaaggTGCGCTGGAACAAGCATTGGCTCTATTTCAGCTCTTGTTGCAGTGCTAGGGTTCAACGACGAGGAATTAGATGAAATCTCCAGGAAGAATCTCGGTTCATTTCTCG atGTCGGGAAATGGAGTATCATTTATAACGTGTTCCAATATTTGGGCTGGCAAAACTTTACCTCTTTTTATGATTATATTGGAACGTTGGTGGAAAAGAAACTTGGCAACAAAGATGCTACTTTTCGAGAT CTCTATGAAAAGACGGGAAGGGAATTATGCGTTGTAGTTACCAACTTAACGGTACTACATGAGGAGTACTTTCATCCGAAGACAACTCCAAATATTCCAATCCGGCTAGCCATCCGGATGTCAGTCGCAATACCAG GCTTGATTCAACCAGTGAAATGTACGGTAAATGGACAGACCGGTCTGTACTGTGACGGGGCAGTCATCATGAACTACCCAATCTCCTGCTTTGACG GATGGTGGTTGTCGATGAAAAGTGAAGACTCTTTTCTCCAAAGGCTACATCCTTTAGAAGATTTACCCAAAATCTTGGACAGAAGAAACAAGTTTGCGAGAGACGAAAAAACAGCAGATAAAACGCTTGGATTTCTTGTG ttcaACAACGATGACGAGACAAACAACTATAATTCGGTAGTAGCACGCAGAAATAAGCACAAAGTGACGTATCCAAATACTACGCTGGCAAG GAAAGCCTTAGAGAGGAAAAAAACCACCGTAAGGCTGGGAATAGAACATAAGTCTACTAAAGAGGCTATCAGTAAATTCTTGGAG TTAGCAGGAAAGTATGACATTGACTGCAGTAACACCATCACCAAAGATGAATTGACAGAAGTTTTCAAAGAT GAAACATTCACTGCTGGacagaaaaatatattgtttggaGAAAATGCCACAATGGAAGATGCAATGAAAATGATGGATAAAGATAGCGATGGAAAT ATAAGCTTCAGCGAGATCGTCGATTATTGCAGTCGCAAAGGATTTGCATTAGCAAACTATGGCATATTAGGATCAGAAAAGCAACATATCAATTCGATAAAGGACTTGACTCAAGCTTTTTTCGCAACGGTAGTTTTAAACGCAGACCAGATAGGATTCAGt tcTAAAGATCTACCCAGGACAGTCGGCATCCATACGCATTATGTAAACACGACTGATTTTGATGTGGAAACAGaagatataaaatttattatggAG